A single Fluviispira vulneris DNA region contains:
- a CDS encoding ABC transporter permease, with amino-acid sequence MKDFVSRFFKILSRDKFAIVSAFILIFWITIAFFPIIIPYFANIPLVLQERLASPSSKFWLGVDGNGQSVSLLIMNGASTSLIVSLFTVSMSLFVGIPLGAIAGFFGGKIDILISRFIDILLAFPPMVLPIAIMAFFGGGLLNVVIALSLTGWVSYARVVRGQFLSFKEREFVVAAQSLGASPTRVMFKHIFPNTISPLAVQATFSLAGVIIAEAGLSFLGLGVSQSHVSWGGLLNSARDYLTTNPTLAFFPAIALFSVVASLNFIGETLRLTFDPKSIGAGRM; translated from the coding sequence ATGAAAGACTTTGTCTCCCGTTTTTTTAAAATTTTAAGTCGTGATAAATTTGCAATTGTATCAGCGTTTATACTTATATTTTGGATTACGATTGCTTTCTTTCCAATAATAATCCCTTATTTTGCAAATATACCTTTAGTCCTGCAAGAAAGACTCGCTAGTCCATCTAGCAAATTCTGGCTAGGCGTGGATGGAAATGGCCAAAGTGTGAGCTTGCTCATTATGAATGGAGCTTCAACCTCGCTGATTGTGAGCCTATTTACCGTCAGCATGAGTCTATTTGTTGGTATTCCATTGGGAGCTATTGCTGGTTTTTTTGGCGGGAAAATTGATATTCTTATATCTCGTTTTATAGACATTCTTCTTGCTTTTCCGCCCATGGTATTGCCTATCGCAATCATGGCTTTTTTTGGCGGAGGTCTTTTAAACGTTGTTATAGCTTTGAGCTTAACAGGTTGGGTGAGTTATGCACGAGTCGTGCGGGGTCAGTTTTTATCCTTTAAAGAACGTGAATTTGTTGTGGCAGCCCAATCGCTTGGGGCGTCTCCGACAAGAGTCATGTTCAAACATATATTTCCTAATACAATTTCACCTTTAGCTGTTCAGGCAACTTTTTCTCTCGCAGGAGTCATAATAGCTGAAGCAGGCCTGAGTTTCTTAGGTTTAGGAGTGAGTCAATCCCACGTAAGTTGGGGAGGACTACTCAATTCGGCGCGTGATTATTTAACAACCAATCCCACACTTGCTTTTTTCCCTGCAATAGCCTTATTTTCAGTCGTTGCAAGCCTAAACTTTATTGGCGAGACTCTACGATTGACGTTTGATCCCAAAAGTATAGGCGCTGGACGCATGTAA
- a CDS encoding HU family DNA-binding protein — MAKPETVSTSQMIANVAAKFDQLPKKITKEVIADFLNTVESEVASGKKLRIDKIGILQVKERAPRMGRNPQTGEEIKIPASKKIAFRAAKSLKEQVTGSRASAKAKKPAAAAVKKKK, encoded by the coding sequence ATGGCTAAGCCAGAGACTGTTTCAACGAGTCAAATGATTGCAAATGTTGCTGCTAAATTTGATCAACTTCCAAAGAAAATAACTAAGGAAGTGATTGCAGATTTTCTCAACACAGTAGAAAGTGAAGTTGCTTCTGGTAAGAAACTTCGTATAGACAAAATTGGTATTCTTCAAGTTAAGGAGCGCGCACCACGCATGGGACGCAATCCACAAACGGGTGAAGAAATCAAAATTCCTGCTTCTAAGAAAATCGCTTTCCGCGCTGCAAAATCATTGAAAGAACAAGTTACTGGTTCTCGTGCGTCTGCTAAAGCTAAAAAACCTGCTGCTGCTGCGGTTAAAAAGAAAAAATAA
- a CDS encoding ATP-binding protein, whose product MSSSRSFEEIFSSLQNLIELRESEEGASVTLMPKCLCGKSDYFMPQSKDLEDEIDEGTEEQDDSEPIYIERSANKFRFAVCPACNPRLQCRLCEGTGHRVLKEVHVFETDEGEFEHSIENISPNTCACTHTERIVELLNQAEIPCKYMEADFQSFSFDHLNDLQRKKMNENIHRMENFCNNSVAIIKGGNAGNHKYFMTLTGPVGSGKTLLATASLKYLIMNYNLTGRFVEFQFLLNQLKAEYEQKRSGFSILKHLIEVDILIIDEFGKGRNENEWQLEKLDDLINSRYNAKKITIITTNYLPQNFKYDEKEIPHTTHKPKSNYWSPSSKPDNLTGNIPVNESFWTQTMLERVGARMYERILEVSEFIDFMNIPSYRKLIGKSFLDLYNK is encoded by the coding sequence ATGAGTTCGAGCAGATCGTTTGAAGAAATTTTTTCTTCCTTACAAAATTTAATTGAGTTGAGAGAAAGCGAAGAGGGGGCTTCTGTCACTCTTATGCCAAAATGTCTTTGCGGTAAGAGCGATTATTTTATGCCACAGTCGAAAGACCTTGAGGATGAAATAGACGAGGGCACTGAAGAGCAAGATGACAGCGAACCTATATATATTGAACGGTCTGCGAACAAGTTTCGTTTTGCTGTATGTCCTGCCTGCAACCCACGTTTGCAATGCCGTCTTTGCGAAGGAACTGGGCACAGGGTGCTAAAAGAAGTGCATGTCTTTGAAACAGACGAAGGTGAATTTGAACATTCTATTGAAAATATCAGTCCAAACACATGTGCTTGCACTCATACAGAAAGAATAGTCGAATTATTAAATCAAGCAGAAATTCCTTGTAAATATATGGAAGCAGATTTTCAATCTTTTAGTTTCGATCATTTAAATGACTTGCAACGTAAAAAAATGAACGAAAATATTCATAGAATGGAAAATTTTTGTAACAATTCTGTAGCTATTATTAAAGGTGGAAATGCAGGTAATCATAAATATTTTATGACATTAACTGGACCCGTTGGCTCTGGAAAAACACTGCTTGCAACAGCTTCGCTCAAATATCTTATCATGAATTACAATCTGACGGGGCGTTTTGTAGAATTTCAATTTTTATTAAATCAATTAAAGGCTGAATATGAGCAAAAAAGATCGGGATTTTCCATTCTGAAGCATTTGATTGAAGTTGACATATTAATAATTGATGAGTTTGGTAAAGGTCGCAATGAAAATGAGTGGCAATTAGAAAAACTCGACGATCTTATTAATTCGCGATACAACGCAAAAAAAATCACGATAATAACAACAAATTATTTACCACAAAATTTTAAATATGATGAAAAAGAAATTCCTCATACAACTCATAAGCCAAAAAGTAATTATTGGAGCCCAAGCAGCAAACCTGATAATTTAACCGGAAATATCCCTGTAAATGAGTCTTTTTGGACACAAACGATGCTTGAACGGGTTGGAGCAAGAATGTATGAACGGATTTTAGAGGTTTCAGAATTTATCGATTTTATGAATATTCCAAGTTATCGAAAGTTAATCGGTAAAAGTTTTCTTGATTTATATAATAAATAA
- a CDS encoding DUF6165 family protein: protein MNEIYTPISIGELLDKITILQIKSTQIKDSEKLANINKELQLLIDVCQKNNIDTNDFLVQSLKKHNEELWEIEDQIRDKERAKEFDEEFIRLARAVYFTNDKRADIKKKINLQSGSSLVEEKSYNKY, encoded by the coding sequence ATGAATGAAATTTATACACCAATTTCTATTGGTGAGCTTTTAGATAAAATAACTATACTGCAAATCAAGTCAACACAAATTAAAGACTCAGAAAAACTCGCAAACATTAACAAAGAACTTCAATTATTAATAGATGTTTGCCAAAAAAATAATATCGACACCAATGACTTTCTTGTGCAAAGCTTGAAAAAACACAATGAAGAACTTTGGGAAATAGAAGATCAAATTCGCGATAAGGAACGCGCAAAAGAATTTGATGAAGAATTTATCCGTCTAGCACGTGCAGTTTATTTTACGAACGATAAAAGAGCTGACATCAAAAAGAAAATTAATTTACAATCTGGCAGTTCTTTAGTTGAAGAAAAAAGCTATAATAAGTATTAA
- the eno gene encoding phosphopyruvate hydratase: MSLIDSIRARQVLDSRGNPTVEVEVLTAEGYVGRASVPSGASTGEHEACELRDGDKAIYLGKSVLKAVDNVEQHIAPRLEGVVEVSDQVAIDDLLIEIDGTENKSKLGANAILAVSMACARAAAEEVGLPLYRYLGGTFAKTIPVPLMNVINGGAHADNNLDFQEFMLVPHGFSNFSDALRAGVEVFHTLKKVLTEKKLATTVGDEGGFAPNLGSNEEALQLLVSAIEKSGYKIGSQISFALDVAASSFFKDGKYHLDGEGTKKTSVEMVDIYEKLCNKYPIVSIEDGLDENDWEGWKLLTERIGNKVQLVGDDLFVTNHKLLQKGIERGTANSILIKLNQIGTVTETLKTIELAKTNGYTTIISHRSGETEDTFIADLAVATNSGQIKTGSASRTDRIAKYNQLIRIEEELGTTAGFSWKMGRCL; this comes from the coding sequence ATGTCACTTATCGATTCCATTCGTGCACGTCAAGTGCTTGATTCTAGAGGAAATCCAACAGTTGAAGTCGAAGTTTTAACTGCAGAAGGCTATGTCGGACGTGCATCTGTTCCATCAGGTGCAAGCACTGGTGAGCATGAAGCTTGTGAATTACGTGATGGAGACAAAGCAATTTATTTAGGAAAAAGCGTATTAAAAGCAGTTGATAATGTTGAACAACACATTGCTCCTCGATTAGAAGGTGTGGTTGAAGTTTCCGATCAAGTTGCAATTGACGATCTTTTAATTGAAATTGATGGTACTGAAAATAAATCAAAATTAGGTGCAAATGCAATTTTAGCTGTATCAATGGCATGTGCACGTGCAGCAGCAGAAGAAGTTGGTTTGCCTCTGTATCGTTATCTTGGCGGCACATTTGCAAAAACAATTCCAGTTCCGCTTATGAATGTTATTAATGGTGGAGCACATGCAGATAATAATCTTGATTTCCAAGAATTTATGCTTGTACCACACGGTTTTTCAAACTTTTCAGATGCTCTACGTGCAGGTGTTGAAGTTTTTCATACACTCAAAAAAGTATTAACTGAAAAGAAACTTGCAACAACTGTGGGTGACGAAGGTGGTTTTGCACCGAACTTAGGTAGCAATGAAGAAGCTCTTCAATTACTTGTCTCTGCAATTGAAAAATCAGGTTATAAAATTGGGAGTCAAATCAGTTTTGCTCTCGACGTTGCCGCAAGTTCTTTTTTCAAAGATGGGAAATACCATTTAGATGGTGAAGGAACTAAAAAAACTTCAGTAGAAATGGTTGATATTTATGAAAAACTTTGTAATAAATATCCTATCGTTAGTATCGAAGATGGTCTCGATGAAAATGATTGGGAAGGCTGGAAATTATTAACCGAACGTATTGGTAATAAAGTTCAGTTGGTTGGAGATGATTTATTTGTTACAAATCACAAACTTTTGCAAAAGGGAATTGAAAGAGGAACTGCGAACTCCATTTTGATTAAATTAAATCAAATCGGAACAGTGACTGAAACTCTAAAAACGATTGAACTTGCTAAAACTAATGGATACACAACAATTATCTCACATCGCAGTGGTGAAACAGAAGATACATTTATTGCTGATTTAGCTGTTGCAACAAATTCCGGACAAATTAAAACTGGAAGTGCATCGAGAACAGATCGTATTGCAAAATACAATCAACTCATTCGTATTGAAGAAGAATTGGGAACTACGGCTGGTTTTTCTTGGAAAATGGGTCGTTGTCTCTAA
- a CDS encoding ABC transporter substrate-binding protein codes for MNSRFSSKRIIISIVSISAVAFAIYQAQNSSNENDLKNAKEKKSTLYAAFDSKIQSGDPRLIGSDPNSQYIENLRFLPLIGFDENGKLQNFLADEIIPVSNKSWLIKLKKNIKFNNGSTLTADDVVATYNAIMNPEKNFPPSPRKAAFNSVTVFKAKTPDEILIELKEPDAAFLNNLVIGILPKEAILTAGPNKVDNQGYESGPYILKKADATNWLLSRNENYTFSEKPKMENLNFKIITDSGTRYAALIKGDIDLAQNAIDPDKVALIQKSMNDKFQILSAPKLATTYLAFNFRDPIFSNLKVRQAIAYAIDRKSLLQFRLQGQGTLAKGMFPANNFYYDNSLPEIQYDPQRAKTLLKEANIQDPITFAIKVSSSNKSTVEIAKAIAANLKDVGFQPTVEMLENSVFLDQLKKGVASVWLSPWVGFKDPDHLRFVFASNMVAPAGGNRGAYSNPNIDDLLQEGREEIIPEKRKIIYDQAQQLLSAELPYVYLWHSLNIAVTGKNIEGYKLYADGRYWSIVNVTKN; via the coding sequence AAAATACAATCAGGCGATCCACGTTTGATTGGCAGCGATCCAAATAGCCAATATATTGAAAATTTAAGATTTTTACCTCTGATCGGTTTTGATGAAAATGGCAAACTGCAGAACTTTTTAGCTGATGAAATTATCCCTGTCTCAAATAAGTCTTGGCTAATAAAGCTCAAAAAAAACATTAAGTTTAACAATGGCTCCACTCTCACAGCTGATGATGTCGTAGCTACCTATAATGCCATAATGAATCCAGAAAAAAACTTTCCCCCAAGCCCAAGAAAAGCTGCATTTAATAGCGTCACAGTCTTTAAAGCCAAAACTCCAGACGAAATTCTTATCGAATTAAAGGAGCCTGATGCCGCTTTTTTAAACAATCTTGTTATAGGAATCCTACCAAAAGAGGCAATATTAACAGCAGGTCCCAATAAAGTTGACAATCAAGGCTATGAAAGTGGCCCCTACATATTGAAAAAAGCGGATGCAACCAACTGGCTTCTCTCCCGTAATGAAAATTATACTTTCTCTGAAAAACCTAAAATGGAAAATCTTAATTTTAAAATTATTACGGACAGCGGAACAAGGTATGCAGCTCTCATTAAAGGGGATATTGATCTTGCACAAAATGCAATTGATCCAGATAAAGTTGCACTCATTCAAAAATCAATGAACGATAAATTTCAGATTTTGAGCGCCCCAAAATTAGCAACTACATATTTAGCTTTTAATTTTCGTGACCCTATTTTTAGTAATTTAAAAGTAAGGCAAGCGATTGCTTATGCTATTGATCGAAAAAGTTTATTGCAGTTCCGCTTACAAGGACAAGGGACTTTAGCAAAAGGCATGTTTCCAGCAAATAATTTTTATTATGACAATTCTCTTCCAGAAATTCAGTATGATCCGCAAAGAGCAAAAACCCTGCTAAAAGAAGCAAATATTCAAGATCCAATTACTTTTGCCATTAAAGTTTCAAGTAGCAATAAATCAACTGTTGAAATTGCAAAAGCAATTGCAGCAAATTTAAAAGATGTAGGTTTTCAACCAACTGTAGAAATGCTAGAAAACAGTGTATTTTTAGACCAGTTAAAAAAAGGTGTGGCGAGTGTTTGGCTCTCTCCATGGGTAGGATTTAAAGATCCCGATCACTTACGTTTTGTCTTTGCATCCAACATGGTTGCACCTGCTGGTGGGAACCGAGGAGCATATTCCAATCCAAATATAGATGATCTTTTACAAGAAGGACGAGAAGAAATAATCCCAGAAAAAAGAAAAATCATATACGATCAAGCTCAACAATTGCTCTCAGCAGAATTGCCTTATGTTTACCTATGGCATAGTTTAAATATAGCTGTGACTGGAAAAAATATAGAAGGTTATAAACTTTACGCAGACGGTAGGTACTGGTCAATCGTCAACGTAACAAAAAATTAA
- a CDS encoding Hpt domain-containing protein, which translates to MIDREKLKKYEELQINGKPDVVIEIIESFLQTSKKIIKSLFFCLQNSDYKGASDNSHKLKSSAHAIGATVLGDLCAKIESLNEENKIDDIKIFSELLKNEYKNACNELNDIKKSRGVKNI; encoded by the coding sequence ATGATCGATAGAGAAAAACTAAAAAAATATGAAGAACTGCAAATAAATGGAAAACCTGATGTTGTAATCGAAATAATCGAATCCTTTTTACAAACTTCTAAAAAAATAATTAAATCGCTGTTTTTTTGCTTGCAAAACTCAGACTATAAAGGGGCTAGTGATAACTCTCACAAATTAAAATCAAGCGCACATGCAATAGGCGCAACAGTTTTAGGTGATCTTTGTGCAAAAATTGAATCATTAAATGAAGAAAATAAAATCGATGATATAAAAATATTTTCAGAATTACTAAAGAACGAGTATAAAAATGCTTGCAATGAATTAAATGATATAAAAAAAAGTAGAGGTGTCAAAAATATTTAA
- a CDS encoding PAS domain S-box protein has protein sequence MKTPILPTNELERLKALDKFDILDTIAEQSFDDLSFLAAKICETPIALISFMDEKRHWFKSHYGIAKNEVPRDYSFFPHLEYIDNIFEVTDTNTDEKFASNIIDTNFPKIRFIAATPLQNSDGYILGTLCVIDKVPNKLNTEQHSALKSIARQIVAQLELRIKQKEIQNTQNDMHAMRKSFSIIEFDPNGVILNANDNSLKLYGYKIDEIIGKHHGIFIPYAERISENYKKFWLDLKNGIFQSNEFKRITNNDTEIWIKGIYNPIFSHDNKVLKIIKIFLDITEEKNKSNDALQKLQSLSKSNSIIEFDLEGNIISVNENYMQLMEYSGEELIGKHHSIFVPEKIKNTPAYRDFWLKLRDGHHQIGEFERVSKTGKIIYIRGTYNPIFDINGTLIKIVKHALDVTNEKIINTNNYEILKAIDRFSSFIEFNLDGTILSANENFLKMMKYYRSEIIGKHHSIFLKEEEIHSTFYVEFWENIRKGKIQTGEFLRINKYGKEIWIRGVYNPIFNLNGEPYKVIKYLSDITSEKIAKDLDKQRRDELIEKEKNLSNANEQLLKAKEKAIRADQIKTNFLYTMSHEIRTPLNGIIGMSSLLQETQLTPEQKEFSETISQSSKTLCALINDILDLSKIESGKMEIEEIEFNFCSFFKDIIKPFYFSAQKKNIFFKTECNDYGFKVYGDFPRLGQIISNLISNAIKFTAEGGVEVTANLSPQNDMTLLNITIHDTGIGIPEDAKNNLFQSFTQAEKSTSRNFGGTGLGLSISKQLIELMKGSISFESTYAEGTTFKIELLLKTGSQIQPNLTLNQTLSEKDQFAFEGRVLIAEDNETNQLVLARMLEKWGCKYQIVDNGTKVLVAMKENQFDLILMDCQMPETDGYTASKLIRKSNILNNQIPIIAFTANIVQGEAEKCLSAGMNEYLTKPVDKKSLELILKKYLICKNG, from the coding sequence ATGAAAACACCTATACTACCCACAAACGAACTCGAGAGGTTAAAGGCTCTCGATAAATTTGATATACTTGATACAATAGCAGAACAATCATTCGATGACCTTAGCTTCCTTGCTGCAAAAATTTGTGAAACGCCAATTGCTCTCATCAGTTTTATGGATGAAAAACGTCATTGGTTTAAATCTCATTATGGAATTGCTAAGAATGAAGTTCCACGTGATTATAGTTTTTTTCCACATTTAGAATATATAGATAATATTTTTGAAGTAACAGACACTAATACAGACGAAAAATTTGCATCAAATATAATTGATACCAATTTCCCTAAGATACGCTTCATAGCTGCTACACCTCTACAAAACTCCGATGGGTATATTCTTGGCACTTTGTGTGTCATAGATAAAGTTCCCAATAAATTAAATACAGAACAGCACTCAGCTCTAAAATCGATTGCTCGGCAAATCGTTGCTCAGTTGGAACTTAGAATAAAACAAAAAGAAATCCAAAATACTCAAAATGATATGCATGCAATGAGAAAGTCTTTTTCCATAATAGAGTTTGATCCAAACGGAGTTATTTTAAATGCTAATGATAACTCCTTAAAACTTTATGGTTATAAAATTGATGAAATAATTGGCAAACACCATGGTATTTTTATTCCCTATGCAGAAAGAATTTCTGAAAACTATAAAAAATTTTGGCTCGATTTAAAAAATGGAATATTTCAAAGCAACGAATTTAAACGTATAACAAACAATGATACTGAAATTTGGATAAAAGGAATATACAACCCAATTTTTAGTCACGACAATAAAGTTTTAAAAATAATAAAAATTTTTCTAGACATCACTGAAGAAAAAAATAAATCCAATGATGCATTACAAAAATTACAATCGCTCTCCAAATCCAATTCAATTATAGAATTTGATTTGGAGGGAAATATCATAAGTGTAAATGAAAACTATATGCAACTTATGGAATATTCAGGTGAAGAACTCATAGGAAAACATCATTCTATTTTTGTCCCCGAAAAAATTAAAAATACTCCAGCATACCGTGATTTTTGGTTAAAACTAAGAGATGGCCATCATCAAATAGGAGAGTTTGAAAGAGTATCAAAAACAGGTAAAATTATTTATATACGCGGAACCTATAACCCCATTTTTGACATAAATGGTACACTTATTAAAATTGTAAAACATGCACTTGATGTAACAAATGAAAAGATAATAAATACAAACAATTACGAAATACTTAAAGCCATTGATCGCTTTTCTTCATTTATTGAATTTAATTTAGACGGAACTATTCTTTCTGCTAATGAAAATTTTTTAAAGATGATGAAATATTATCGTTCTGAAATTATAGGAAAGCATCATTCAATTTTTTTAAAAGAAGAAGAAATACATTCGACATTTTATGTAGAATTCTGGGAAAATATAAGAAAAGGAAAAATTCAAACAGGAGAATTCTTACGCATAAATAAATATGGAAAAGAAATATGGATTCGAGGAGTTTATAATCCAATTTTTAATCTAAATGGTGAGCCTTATAAAGTAATTAAATATTTGAGTGATATTACCTCAGAGAAAATTGCAAAAGATTTAGATAAACAGAGAAGAGATGAATTGATTGAAAAGGAAAAAAATTTAAGTAATGCTAATGAACAGTTATTGAAAGCAAAAGAAAAAGCTATTCGTGCAGATCAAATTAAAACAAATTTTTTGTATACAATGAGTCATGAAATTCGTACACCGCTCAATGGAATTATCGGTATGTCATCTTTACTGCAAGAAACACAACTGACACCAGAGCAAAAAGAATTTAGTGAAACCATATCTCAATCAAGTAAAACATTATGTGCATTGATAAATGACATTCTCGATCTCTCAAAAATTGAATCTGGAAAGATGGAAATTGAAGAAATTGAATTTAACTTTTGCTCTTTTTTTAAGGATATTATAAAACCTTTTTATTTTTCTGCTCAAAAAAAGAATATTTTTTTCAAAACCGAATGCAATGATTATGGTTTCAAAGTTTATGGAGATTTCCCTAGATTAGGACAAATTATTTCCAATTTAATTTCAAATGCGATTAAATTTACTGCTGAAGGCGGAGTCGAAGTAACAGCTAATTTGTCTCCACAAAATGATATGACATTATTAAATATAACCATACACGACACTGGTATAGGAATACCTGAAGATGCAAAAAATAATTTATTCCAATCTTTTACACAAGCTGAAAAATCAACGAGTCGCAATTTTGGTGGAACCGGCTTAGGGCTTTCCATATCAAAACAACTTATTGAACTTATGAAAGGCAGTATTAGTTTTGAAAGCACATATGCGGAAGGAACTACATTTAAAATTGAGTTATTACTTAAAACAGGAAGTCAAATTCAACCAAATCTTACTTTAAATCAAACTCTATCGGAAAAAGATCAGTTTGCATTTGAAGGAAGAGTTTTGATTGCTGAAGATAATGAAACGAATCAACTTGTTCTTGCGCGAATGTTAGAGAAATGGGGATGCAAATATCAAATTGTTGACAATGGTACTAAAGTTTTAGTTGCTATGAAAGAAAATCAATTTGATCTGATACTTATGGATTGCCAAATGCCTGAAACAGATGGATATACAGCTAGTAAATTGATTAGAAAGAGTAATATCCTAAACAATCAAATCCCCATAATTGCTTTTACAGCTAATATTGTTCAAGGTGAAGCAGAAAAATGTTTGAGTGCAGGAATGAATGAATACCTAACGAAACCTGTCGATAAAAAATCGTTAGAACTCATACTTAAAAAATATTTAATCTGTAAAAATGGATAG
- a CDS encoding ABC transporter permease produces MLKVLFQRFLQLLFVLWGISTIIFFLQRMIPGSPADSILGADASEIDKAEWLTRFGLDLPLWKQYYYFIINLIQGDLGNSYHDFTPVMEIILPRLWQTMQLASIAFIFSLLLATFFGMISAAKAGKFADKTSAIVSLLAISAPSFIIGPILMWIFSVKLAIFPLLGNEGASSFVLPAITLGASLAAFSSRMIRSGIVDVLQEDYIRTAKSKGLSAFQILTKHALRNAFLPTLTILGMQLGVLLSGAVITEQIFNWPGLGSLVVEAVQQREYNVVSGCVIVMATIYVICNLIVDILYRIFDPRVRFS; encoded by the coding sequence ATGTTAAAAGTCCTTTTCCAACGTTTCTTACAATTGCTATTTGTTTTATGGGGAATTTCAACAATTATTTTTTTTCTACAAAGAATGATTCCTGGAAGCCCTGCAGATAGTATATTAGGAGCAGATGCCTCTGAAATAGATAAAGCTGAATGGCTCACTCGTTTTGGTTTAGATTTACCTCTATGGAAACAATATTATTATTTTATTATTAATTTAATCCAAGGTGATTTAGGAAATAGTTACCATGATTTCACTCCTGTGATGGAAATAATTCTTCCAAGACTATGGCAAACAATGCAACTTGCATCCATTGCTTTTATTTTTTCCCTTCTTTTAGCAACTTTTTTCGGCATGATAAGCGCAGCTAAAGCTGGAAAGTTTGCCGATAAAACTTCAGCAATTGTTTCTTTACTTGCAATATCGGCTCCTAGTTTTATTATTGGTCCTATTTTAATGTGGATATTCTCTGTTAAACTTGCAATATTTCCATTGCTCGGCAATGAAGGAGCATCTTCATTCGTTTTACCTGCAATCACACTCGGAGCATCTTTAGCTGCTTTTTCAAGTAGAATGATCCGCAGTGGAATCGTTGATGTTCTTCAGGAAGATTATATTCGTACTGCAAAAAGCAAAGGACTTTCAGCCTTTCAGATCTTAACAAAACATGCACTACGAAATGCATTTCTCCCAACTCTCACAATTTTAGGAATGCAACTTGGGGTCCTTCTTAGTGGAGCTGTTATTACTGAGCAAATATTTAATTGGCCAGGATTAGGCAGTCTTGTTGTTGAGGCCGTTCAACAAAGAGAATATAATGTCGTCTCAGGATGCGTTATTGTTATGGCTACTATATACGTCATTTGTAACCTTATTGTAGATATTCTTTATCGCATTTTCGACCCGAGGGTTCGTTTTTCATGA